The Microbacterium sp. KUDC0406 genome includes a window with the following:
- a CDS encoding VanZ family protein: protein MQDQIVLGVLAIVVGLAIGVVLFVPFVMVSYRRRGRLSAGRLLLWLAALIYFWAIWTYTLLPLPDPDTIRCVGAITDPMSVVRDIRKAISEPGRTITNPAMLQLVFNVMLFIPLGFFVRVIGGRGILAALLVGFGLSLFIETTQLTGVWGLYPCAYRFFDVGDLMTNTTGAVLGAVVGLVVPRAYRGMRPAPDAGLPRPSPADAVRWRCCATGSASGSSRSASRSVRSCSSATCCTTGRRWSTAWSPASSARPAR from the coding sequence ATGCAGGATCAGATCGTCCTCGGCGTGCTCGCGATCGTGGTCGGGCTGGCCATCGGCGTCGTGCTGTTCGTGCCGTTCGTCATGGTCAGCTACCGCCGTCGCGGGCGGCTCTCCGCCGGACGCCTGCTGCTCTGGCTGGCCGCGCTCATCTACTTCTGGGCCATCTGGACCTACACCCTGCTGCCGCTGCCCGACCCCGACACGATCCGCTGCGTGGGTGCGATCACCGATCCGATGTCGGTCGTGCGGGACATCCGCAAGGCGATCTCCGAACCGGGCCGCACGATCACCAACCCGGCGATGCTGCAGCTGGTGTTCAACGTGATGCTCTTCATTCCGCTCGGATTCTTCGTGCGGGTGATCGGCGGTCGCGGCATCCTCGCCGCGCTGCTCGTCGGGTTCGGGCTCTCGCTGTTCATCGAGACGACCCAGCTGACCGGCGTGTGGGGCCTGTACCCGTGCGCCTACCGGTTCTTCGACGTCGGCGACCTGATGACGAACACCACCGGCGCCGTCCTCGGCGCGGTCGTGGGTCTCGTCGTGCCGCGCGCGTACCGCGGCATGAGGCCGGCGCCCGATGCCGGACTGCCGCGGCCGTCACCCGCGGACGCCGTGCGCTGGCGATGCTGTGCGACGGGCTCGGCTTCTGGTTCGTCACGGTCGGCGTCTCGATCGGTGCGCAGCTGTTCATCGGCTACGTGCTGCACGACAGGCAGACGATGGTCGACGGCGTGGTCGCCGGCTTCATCGGCACGGCCAGCGCGGTGA
- a CDS encoding siderophore-interacting protein — protein sequence MSYPAYRTFSTTVSRVTALSPNFTRITLTGPDLVHFATDGLDQRIKLILPFADGTITDVGQFDEQGFSGGWYQQWRALPDEKRNPIRTYTVRAARPHECEIDVDFVLHGVEGPASAWASAAQPGSVVQIVGPDARAAERGGLEWKPGDAGTVLIAGDETAAPAICAIVQSLPAHVRGEVFVEVPTAADALPLDAPDAVRVNWLGRDGAPHGERLTAAVRAWGERRALVVERGSGATETKRAAATEDVSSLRFGSPSARSTTTARGATEEDDTDEILWEVPDATSGSEYAWLAGEAGTITALRRHLVRDLGIDRRSVAFMGYWRTGRAEAS from the coding sequence GTGAGCTACCCCGCCTACCGCACTTTCTCCACGACCGTCAGCCGAGTCACCGCGCTCTCCCCCAACTTCACGCGCATCACTCTCACCGGTCCCGACCTGGTGCACTTCGCGACCGACGGCCTGGACCAGCGCATCAAGCTGATCCTCCCGTTCGCCGACGGGACGATCACCGACGTGGGTCAGTTCGACGAGCAGGGCTTCAGCGGGGGCTGGTACCAGCAGTGGCGGGCACTGCCCGACGAGAAGCGCAATCCGATCCGCACGTACACGGTGCGTGCGGCACGGCCGCATGAGTGCGAGATCGACGTGGACTTCGTCCTGCACGGAGTCGAGGGCCCGGCATCCGCCTGGGCGAGTGCTGCGCAGCCGGGCAGCGTCGTGCAGATCGTCGGACCGGATGCTCGCGCCGCCGAGCGCGGCGGACTGGAATGGAAGCCCGGCGACGCCGGCACCGTGCTCATCGCCGGCGACGAGACCGCGGCTCCCGCGATCTGCGCGATCGTGCAGTCGCTGCCCGCCCATGTGCGTGGCGAGGTCTTCGTCGAGGTGCCGACGGCGGCGGATGCTCTGCCGCTGGACGCTCCGGATGCTGTCCGCGTGAACTGGCTCGGACGCGACGGCGCCCCGCACGGCGAGCGCCTCACCGCCGCCGTGCGCGCGTGGGGTGAGCGGCGCGCCCTGGTCGTTGAGCGAGGGAGCGGAGCGACTGAGACGAAACGCGCTGCGGCGACTGAAGACGTTTCGTCTCTGCGTTTCGGCTCACCTTCGGCTCGCTCAACGACCACCGCTCGCGGGGCGACCGAGGAGGATGACACCGACGAGATCCTCTGGGAGGTCCCCGACGCGACATCCGGCTCGGAGTACGCATGGCTGGCCGGCGAGGCGGGCACGATCACCGCTCTGCGCCGGCACCTGGTGCGCGACCTCGGCATCGACCGCCGGTCGGTCGCGTTCATGGGCTACTGGCGGACCGGCCGCGCCGAGGCCTCCTGA